In the genome of Desulfofarcimen acetoxidans DSM 771, one region contains:
- the cwlD gene encoding N-acetylmuramoyl-L-alanine amidase CwlD yields the protein MAKNIIRVFRFKRKNIFLFTVGIVLAAVIINLYNIYAENRYIAALSWTVAGRIIVIDPGHGGIDPGAKGKNGGVEKEITLEVSKRLADLFTQAGAKVILTRQNDTDLSDPGSGSLLARKRQDLIRRVAMANERNADLFLSIHVNSFVSDPGQKGAQTFTQPGSVESKEISEVIQAELSSFLHNSKRKAKEVDYFTTRIARVPAVIVEIGFVSNPQEESAMVKPDYQSKIAWTIYSGVVKYYAQKAS from the coding sequence GTGGCCAAAAATATAATCAGAGTGTTTAGGTTTAAGAGGAAAAATATTTTTCTGTTTACAGTAGGAATTGTATTAGCCGCAGTTATAATTAATTTATATAATATATATGCTGAGAACAGGTACATTGCTGCCTTGTCCTGGACAGTGGCCGGCAGAATAATTGTTATTGATCCGGGACACGGAGGTATTGATCCTGGAGCAAAAGGGAAAAACGGAGGAGTGGAAAAAGAAATAACCTTGGAAGTAAGCAAACGTTTGGCTGATTTATTTACACAGGCGGGGGCAAAAGTGATTCTCACACGCCAAAATGATACGGATTTAAGTGACCCGGGCAGTGGAAGTCTCCTGGCCCGGAAGAGGCAGGATTTAATCAGGCGGGTGGCTATGGCCAATGAAAGAAATGCTGATTTATTTTTGAGCATTCATGTCAATAGTTTTGTTTCAGATCCGGGACAAAAAGGTGCTCAGACTTTTACTCAACCTGGTTCTGTTGAGAGTAAGGAAATAAGTGAAGTGATTCAGGCTGAATTATCCAGTTTTTTGCATAACAGCAAAAGGAAAGCTAAAGAGGTGGATTATTTTACTACCAGAATAGCCAGAGTTCCTGCAGTGATTGTTGAGATCGGTTTTGTCAGTAATCCTCAGGAAGAGTCAGCCATGGTAAAACCGGATTACCAGAGCAAGATAGCCTGGACAATATACAGTGGTGTAGTAAAATATTATGCACAAAAAGCATCCTGA
- a CDS encoding LysE family transporter, producing MDNATIFTTALLVGFSGAIMPGPLLTVTIMQTVVKGFKAGLLIVLGHAILEALLVAALVLGLASFLVQSEVKSLIAVVGGVFLIYLGFSMARSSRVSFNAVNPSLKIENIWQQNVAGEYDKQCKLRNEHYEESLPSNNGGPEKERLSHHDSRYNSETSFSGNIKAGGLHGVSMHPVLAGILVSLSNPYWSIWWATLGLSYITLALENGTAGLLSFFSGHILADFIWYALVAAAVAGSRNFIKPAIYRVIVLICAVFLVVLGGYFIHSGIWVHV from the coding sequence ATGGACAATGCAACAATATTTACAACAGCACTATTGGTGGGTTTTTCCGGAGCTATCATGCCGGGTCCTTTGTTGACTGTAACTATTATGCAAACAGTTGTTAAAGGATTTAAAGCCGGGCTGCTGATTGTGTTGGGCCATGCTATACTGGAAGCTTTGCTGGTTGCCGCTTTAGTTTTGGGATTAGCCTCTTTCTTGGTTCAATCAGAAGTAAAGTCTCTTATTGCAGTAGTCGGTGGGGTGTTTTTAATATATCTGGGTTTTAGTATGGCCCGCTCTTCTCGCGTCAGCTTTAATGCTGTAAACCCGTCACTAAAAATAGAAAACATTTGGCAGCAAAATGTTGCCGGTGAATATGACAAGCAATGCAAACTAAGAAATGAGCATTATGAAGAATCTTTACCATCTAACAATGGCGGTCCTGAGAAGGAGCGACTGAGTCATCATGATAGCCGGTATAACTCTGAGACATCATTTAGCGGGAATATAAAAGCAGGTGGTCTCCACGGTGTCTCAATGCATCCTGTGCTTGCCGGGATACTGGTATCATTGTCCAACCCGTATTGGTCTATCTGGTGGGCCACACTGGGATTAAGTTATATTACACTGGCCCTGGAAAATGGAACAGCCGGCCTGCTTTCTTTCTTCAGCGGTCATATACTGGCGGATTTTATCTGGTATGCACTGGTCGCAGCAGCTGTTGCCGGGAGTCGAAACTTTATAAAACCTGCAATATATAGGGTTATAGTTCTGATCTGTGCTGTATTTCTTGTTGTTCTGGGAGGCTATTTTATACACAGTGGAATATGGGTGCATGTCTAA
- the amrA gene encoding AmmeMemoRadiSam system protein A, which translates to MSLVYSAVCPHPPIVVPEVGGKEAAQVKNTAEAMLEIGRRIKSSGAEILIMISPHSPVFEDAIAIHGNKTLHGNLGRFGASQVAFTLTCETGLVEQIIKTANENGILAVELNQQLAGKYKISLELDHGLMVPLYFLRQSGVELPVVAIAVGLLPFEELYAFGIAVQRAVQNYSKKAALLASGDMSHCLKKGAPCGYDPKGEEFDRAIVRLTAAADVEGIIGMQPELLERAAECGFRPLLMLLGALDGYKIKSEVLSYEGPFGVGYMVASLAPQEISLDRKFSHRWLEIREEQVALRRSNESYLVQLARNSLESNILGKSMDMDTGQAPPEFRKKSGVFVCIKKEGRLRGCIGTVFPQQKSIADEVVVNAVSAGLHDHRFPRVQPEELSDLVYSVDVLTEPEAISSIKQLDPAKYGVIVRSGHKSGLLLPNLEGVDNVEQQVQIAREKAGIRVDQDVSLERFEVIRYS; encoded by the coding sequence ATGTCACTGGTTTATAGTGCAGTGTGTCCTCACCCGCCTATAGTTGTCCCGGAAGTTGGAGGAAAGGAAGCCGCTCAGGTTAAAAACACGGCGGAGGCTATGTTGGAAATAGGCAGGAGAATTAAAAGCAGCGGTGCTGAAATATTAATCATGATATCACCTCACAGCCCGGTGTTTGAGGATGCGATAGCTATTCACGGCAACAAGACTTTGCATGGAAACTTGGGACGGTTTGGCGCTTCACAAGTGGCGTTTACTTTAACCTGTGAGACCGGCCTGGTTGAACAAATTATAAAAACGGCCAATGAAAACGGGATACTGGCAGTTGAGCTCAATCAGCAGCTAGCGGGTAAGTATAAAATCAGTTTGGAACTGGACCACGGCTTAATGGTTCCACTGTATTTTCTGCGACAGTCAGGAGTGGAACTGCCTGTGGTAGCAATTGCTGTGGGATTACTGCCTTTTGAAGAACTATATGCCTTTGGTATAGCTGTCCAAAGAGCAGTGCAGAATTATAGCAAAAAGGCTGCTCTTTTGGCCAGCGGAGATATGTCTCATTGCTTAAAAAAAGGTGCTCCTTGCGGCTATGATCCCAAGGGCGAGGAATTTGACCGGGCGATTGTACGTCTGACCGCTGCTGCTGATGTCGAAGGAATAATCGGGATGCAGCCGGAACTGTTAGAGAGAGCCGCTGAGTGTGGCTTTCGCCCGCTGCTGATGCTGCTTGGCGCATTAGACGGCTATAAAATCAAATCGGAAGTTCTTAGTTACGAAGGCCCGTTTGGTGTGGGTTATATGGTTGCCTCTCTGGCACCGCAAGAAATATCGTTAGATAGAAAATTCAGCCACAGGTGGTTGGAAATAAGAGAAGAACAAGTAGCGCTGCGCCGCAGTAATGAGAGTTATTTGGTGCAGCTTGCCAGAAACAGTTTGGAAAGTAATATATTGGGTAAGTCTATGGATATGGATACAGGGCAGGCGCCGCCCGAATTTAGAAAAAAGTCCGGAGTTTTTGTCTGCATCAAAAAAGAAGGTCGCCTAAGAGGTTGTATTGGTACAGTTTTTCCCCAGCAAAAGAGTATTGCCGACGAGGTAGTTGTCAACGCGGTGAGCGCCGGTCTGCACGATCACCGTTTTCCACGGGTGCAGCCAGAGGAACTGTCTGATCTGGTTTACAGCGTGGATGTATTGACTGAACCTGAAGCTATAAGCAGTATTAAACAGCTTGATCCCGCGAAATACGGTGTAATAGTTCGCAGCGGGCATAAGTCAGGATTGTTATTGCCTAATTTGGAAGGCGTGGACAACGTGGAACAACAGGTGCAAATAGCCAGAGAAAAAGCCGGTATTCGGGTTGATCAAGATGTTTCACTGGAACGCTTTGAAGTAATTAGATACAGTTAA
- the amrS gene encoding AmmeMemoRadiSam system radical SAM enzyme — MREAMYYEKKENNLAACRLCPKLCTIRENRTGFCRARKNIGGTLYSLNYGECSSHAIDPIEKKPLYHFYPGTNILSLGTFGCNLRCGFCQNWSIAHETPHTVGITPEQVLDIFRQQAADVNCIGLAYTYSEPLMWYEFVLDTAKLIHAAGFKNVLVTNGYIGEEPLREIIPYIDAMNIDIKGFTEEYYHKTCIGNLSPVLRTVEIAVSQNCHVELTTLLITGLNDSEEEISNLVNWIAGVNKNIPLHFSRYFPNYQMNLPATPLETLKIACSMAKEKLNYVYAGNAAELNVSNTVCPQCGEVIISRLGYRTRIEGLKDSRCMHCGEKIYIVQD; from the coding sequence ATGCGGGAAGCAATGTATTATGAAAAAAAAGAAAATAATTTGGCAGCCTGTCGTCTCTGTCCTAAGCTTTGCACCATAAGGGAAAACAGGACAGGCTTCTGCCGGGCGCGAAAAAATATCGGAGGTACACTTTACTCTTTAAATTATGGGGAGTGTTCTTCACATGCTATCGACCCTATTGAAAAAAAGCCGCTTTACCACTTCTATCCCGGAACAAATATACTTTCACTGGGTACTTTTGGCTGTAACCTGCGCTGTGGTTTTTGCCAGAACTGGTCTATTGCTCACGAAACCCCTCATACTGTAGGGATAACTCCGGAGCAGGTGCTAGATATCTTCCGGCAGCAGGCAGCTGATGTTAACTGTATCGGTTTGGCCTATACTTATTCTGAGCCTCTCATGTGGTATGAGTTTGTCCTTGATACAGCAAAACTGATTCATGCTGCGGGATTTAAAAATGTCCTGGTTACTAACGGGTATATTGGGGAAGAACCTCTTAGAGAAATAATACCATATATTGATGCCATGAATATAGATATAAAGGGATTTACTGAAGAGTACTACCATAAAACCTGTATCGGCAATTTGTCCCCGGTTTTGCGTACTGTGGAGATAGCTGTTTCACAAAATTGCCATGTTGAACTAACCACTTTATTAATCACAGGCTTAAACGACAGTGAAGAGGAAATAAGTAATCTTGTGAACTGGATAGCGGGAGTAAATAAGAATATACCGCTGCATTTCTCAAGATATTTTCCTAATTACCAAATGAATTTACCGGCAACGCCACTGGAAACACTTAAAATAGCCTGCAGTATGGCAAAAGAGAAGCTTAACTATGTGTATGCCGGTAATGCTGCGGAATTAAATGTGAGTAATACCGTGTGTCCCCAATGCGGTGAAGTAATAATCAGTCGCTTAGGTTACAGAACAAGGATTGAAGGGCTAAAGGATAGCA